Proteins encoded in a region of the Planococcus citri chromosome 1, ihPlaCitr1.1, whole genome shotgun sequence genome:
- the atl gene encoding atlastin isoform X1, translating to METPTIEGAHPIPIVISEEQHMFSLDEEALEDILLQDHIKDCNAVVVSVAGAFRKGKSFLLDFFLRYMNYMYMSDKKPTGSWLGDENSPLDGFSWRGGSERDTTGILMWSEVFCTTLPNGEKVAVILLDTQGTFDSESTVRDCATVFALSTMLSSIQIYNLSQNIQEDDLQHLQLFTEYGRLALEDTGNKPFQKLQFLVRDWSFPYEANYGSDGGQEILDKRLKISDKQHPELQSLRKHIKSCFTDIECFLLPHPGLKVATNPKFDGRLADIEGEFKACLEQLVPLLLSPQNLVQKEIGGQRVKVKELVQYFKCYMNLFSGDDLPEPKSMLVATAEANNLSAVAAAKETYHQLMESVCGGPKPYLSSDQLELEHIRCREKALEQFRIKRKMGGDEFSESYRSKLEQDIDTDYNQFKAHNESKNIFKAARTPAVIVAIIILFYVLSGIFGLVGLYAVANIANLIMGVAILTLATWAYIRYSGEIRDIGEIIDHAATMVWEVVMKPVYQVFVEKSLQHAAKEATKIMIRQNSQINGKISS from the exons ATGGAGACCCCAACGATAGAAGGAGCTCACCCGATACCAATCGTGATATCGGAAGAACAGCATATGTTTTCATTGGACGAAGAAGCTTTGGAAGATATTTTGCTCCAGGATCACATCAAAGATTGCAATGCTGTTGTCGTATCGGTTGCAGGAGCCTTTCGTAAAGGAAAATCATTCCTGTTGGATTTCTTTCTGCGATATATGAATTACATG TACATGTCCGACAAAAAACCGACTGGAAGTTGGTTAGGGGATGAAAACAGTCCGTTAGATGGATTCTCGTGGAGAGGCGGATCAGAACGTGACACGACTGGTATATTGATGTGGTCCGAAGTGTTCTGTACGACTTTGCCCAACGGCGAAAAA GTGGCGGTTATTCTGCTCGATACTCAAGGAACGTTCGACAGCGAAAGCACGGTCCGAGATTGCGCCACGGTATTCGCTCTAAGCACAATGTTGAgctcaattcaaatttataactTGTCACAAAATATACAAGAAGATGATCTGCAGCATTTACAA TTGTTCACCGAATACGGACGTTTAGCTTTAGAAGATACCGGTAATAAACCATTCCAGAAACTACAATTCCTCGTAAGAGATTGGAGTTTCCCTTACGAGGCCAACTATGGATCAGATGGCGGTCAAGAAATATTAGATAAGCGATTGAAA ATTTCAGATAAACAACATCCAGAGCTGCAGTCTCTGAGGAAACATATTAAATCATGTTTCACCGATATCGAGTGCTTTTTGCTGCCCCATCCTGGCCTAAAAGTCGCCACGAATCCTAAATTCGACGGCAGATTAGCTG ATATCGAAGGAGAATTTAAAGCTTGTTTAGAACAGCTTGTACCTCTATTGCTCTCTCCGCAAAACTTAGTCCAAAAGGAAATCGGCGGCCAGAGAGTCAAAGTTAAAGAATTAGTGCAATATTTCAAATGCTACATGAATCTGTTCAGCGGCGACGATCTTCCTGAACCGAAATCTATGCTAGTG GCTACTGCTGAAGCCAATAACTTATCAGCCGTCGCAGCTGCGAAAGAAACGTATCATCAGCTCATGGAGTCAGTCTGCGGTGGCCCTAAACCATACCTGAGCTCAGATCAGTTAGAATTGGAACATATTAGATGTCGAGAAAAAGCCCTAGAACAGTTCAGAATAAAACGTAAAATGGGCGGCGACGAATTTTCCGAATCGTACAGGTCGAAATTGGAGCAG GACATAGATACCGATTATAATCAATTCAAAGCTCACAACGAGAGCAAAAACATCTTCAAAGCAGCCCGAACACCTGCGGTCATTGTAGCTatcattattttattctatGTGCTCTCGGGTATCTTCGGATTAGTCGGCTTATACGCTGTTGCCAATATTGCAAATCTCATCATGGGAGTGGCTATTTTAACCTTGGCAACATGGGCATACATAAG ATATAGCGGCGAAATCAGAGATATCGGAGAGATCATCGATCATGCAGCCACAATGGTGTGGGAAGTT gtcATGAAACCAGTTTATCaagtattcgttgaaaaaagtCTACAGCACGCGGCTAAAGAAGCTACGAAAATCATGATACGACAGAATTCTCAAATAAATGGTAAAATAAGCTCGTGA
- the atl gene encoding atlastin isoform X2, translating to METPTIEGAHPIPIVISEEQHMFSLDEEALEDILLQDHIKDCNAVVVSVAGAFRKGKSFLLDFFLRYMNYMYMSDKKPTGSWLGDENSPLDGFSWRGGSERDTTGILMWSEVFCTTLPNGEKVAVILLDTQGTFDSESTVRDCATVFALSTMLSSIQIYNLSQNIQEDDLQHLQLFTEYGRLALEDTGNKPFQKLQFLVRDWSFPYEANYGSDGGQEILDKRLKISDKQHPELQSLRKHIKSCFTDIECFLLPHPGLKVATNPKFDGRLADIEGEFKACLEQLVPLLLSPQNLVQKEIGGQRVKVKELVQYFKCYMNLFSGDDLPEPKSMLVATAEANNLSAVAAAKETYHQLMESVCGGPKPYLSSDQLELEHIRCREKALEQFRIKRKMGGDEFSESYRSKLEQDLNETYIWYHQAYADDDELSNMKFLLIASVFGVFTLWNAFYMIM from the exons ATGGAGACCCCAACGATAGAAGGAGCTCACCCGATACCAATCGTGATATCGGAAGAACAGCATATGTTTTCATTGGACGAAGAAGCTTTGGAAGATATTTTGCTCCAGGATCACATCAAAGATTGCAATGCTGTTGTCGTATCGGTTGCAGGAGCCTTTCGTAAAGGAAAATCATTCCTGTTGGATTTCTTTCTGCGATATATGAATTACATG TACATGTCCGACAAAAAACCGACTGGAAGTTGGTTAGGGGATGAAAACAGTCCGTTAGATGGATTCTCGTGGAGAGGCGGATCAGAACGTGACACGACTGGTATATTGATGTGGTCCGAAGTGTTCTGTACGACTTTGCCCAACGGCGAAAAA GTGGCGGTTATTCTGCTCGATACTCAAGGAACGTTCGACAGCGAAAGCACGGTCCGAGATTGCGCCACGGTATTCGCTCTAAGCACAATGTTGAgctcaattcaaatttataactTGTCACAAAATATACAAGAAGATGATCTGCAGCATTTACAA TTGTTCACCGAATACGGACGTTTAGCTTTAGAAGATACCGGTAATAAACCATTCCAGAAACTACAATTCCTCGTAAGAGATTGGAGTTTCCCTTACGAGGCCAACTATGGATCAGATGGCGGTCAAGAAATATTAGATAAGCGATTGAAA ATTTCAGATAAACAACATCCAGAGCTGCAGTCTCTGAGGAAACATATTAAATCATGTTTCACCGATATCGAGTGCTTTTTGCTGCCCCATCCTGGCCTAAAAGTCGCCACGAATCCTAAATTCGACGGCAGATTAGCTG ATATCGAAGGAGAATTTAAAGCTTGTTTAGAACAGCTTGTACCTCTATTGCTCTCTCCGCAAAACTTAGTCCAAAAGGAAATCGGCGGCCAGAGAGTCAAAGTTAAAGAATTAGTGCAATATTTCAAATGCTACATGAATCTGTTCAGCGGCGACGATCTTCCTGAACCGAAATCTATGCTAGTG GCTACTGCTGAAGCCAATAACTTATCAGCCGTCGCAGCTGCGAAAGAAACGTATCATCAGCTCATGGAGTCAGTCTGCGGTGGCCCTAAACCATACCTGAGCTCAGATCAGTTAGAATTGGAACATATTAGATGTCGAGAAAAAGCCCTAGAACAGTTCAGAATAAAACGTAAAATGGGCGGCGACGAATTTTCCGAATCGTACAGGTCGAAATTGGAGCAG GATTTGAACGAAACGTATATATGGTACCATCAAGCGTACGCCGATGACGACGAATTAtccaacatgaaatttttacttattgCCTCGGTGTTTGGTGTATTCACTTTGTGGAACGCGTTCTACATGATAATGTGA